A section of the Marinoscillum sp. 108 genome encodes:
- a CDS encoding alpha-amylase family glycosyl hydrolase yields the protein MYRFISAIVILTMCAHCQTPEQSRQLESSSLVQATQPEWMKNAVLYEVNIRQYTPEGTFSAFQKHLPRLKELGVDILWLMPIHPIGKEKRKGTLGSVYAVQDYYAIHTDMGTKEEFRALIQAIHEAGMYVLMDWAASATAWDHVLTKSHPDWYLHDDEGNFITPEHNSQSDVIALDYNVAALREYMKNAMTYWVTEYDLDGYVLHVNDKVLPSFWEDVRKTLESVRPVILLADAPGHSVPTGFDIVSGWELEKAMQAVSRGEVSAAVIRVFIQSQLDSTSNRGIRMLYTSNHEKNAEEGSVFERFGKAAEAYAVLTYTMQGIPMIYSGQEVGLNHSLSLTEKDEISWGDHPFNALYSRLNKLKKDNPALWNGAWGGRMELLTTSNPDQIIAIYRVKDGNRVLAVFNCSPEEVRFTVDAQEYQGDFKSFKSRSTATLTGKEAMTLPAWGYEVYTAR from the coding sequence ATGTATAGATTTATTTCAGCAATAGTAATCCTCACTATGTGTGCTCATTGCCAGACCCCAGAGCAGTCCCGGCAATTGGAGTCTTCCTCGTTGGTACAGGCGACTCAGCCGGAATGGATGAAAAACGCCGTATTGTATGAGGTAAACATCAGGCAATACACCCCTGAGGGCACCTTCAGTGCTTTCCAGAAGCACCTTCCAAGGTTGAAAGAATTGGGGGTGGATATACTTTGGCTGATGCCCATACATCCCATTGGAAAAGAGAAGCGCAAGGGCACCTTGGGGTCAGTTTATGCTGTTCAGGATTATTATGCCATTCATACGGATATGGGCACCAAAGAGGAATTTCGTGCACTCATCCAGGCCATCCATGAGGCTGGTATGTATGTATTGATGGACTGGGCAGCTAGTGCTACGGCTTGGGATCATGTACTCACCAAGTCACACCCCGATTGGTATCTGCATGATGATGAAGGAAATTTCATTACACCAGAGCATAACAGTCAATCCGATGTGATTGCCCTTGATTACAATGTGGCTGCATTGCGTGAATATATGAAGAACGCCATGACTTACTGGGTGACCGAATATGACCTGGATGGTTATGTTCTTCATGTGAATGACAAGGTGTTGCCATCATTTTGGGAGGATGTGCGCAAGACGCTCGAGTCCGTGCGTCCAGTGATTTTACTAGCAGATGCACCAGGTCATTCTGTGCCGACAGGATTTGACATAGTGAGCGGATGGGAACTGGAAAAGGCCATGCAGGCAGTTAGCAGAGGAGAAGTGAGCGCCGCTGTAATTCGCGTATTCATTCAATCTCAACTGGATAGTACGTCCAATAGGGGCATCCGAATGCTGTATACGTCCAACCATGAAAAAAATGCAGAAGAGGGAAGTGTATTTGAACGATTTGGTAAAGCCGCGGAAGCGTATGCGGTACTGACCTACACCATGCAGGGCATACCCATGATCTATTCTGGGCAAGAAGTGGGGCTCAACCATTCGCTGTCTCTTACCGAAAAGGATGAAATCTCGTGGGGCGATCACCCGTTTAATGCACTCTATTCGCGGTTGAATAAACTTAAAAAAGATAACCCAGCGCTTTGGAATGGGGCTTGGGGTGGCCGAATGGAGCTGCTAACCACCTCAAATCCGGATCAGATCATTGCGATTTATCGGGTGAAAGACGGCAACCGTGTATTGGCTGTTTTTAACTGCTCTCCCGAAGAGGTGCGTTTCACGGTCGATGCTCAAGAGTATCAGGGAGATTTTAAAAGTTTTAAAAGTCGGTCCACAGCCACTCTCACTGGGAAGGAAGCAATGACCCTGCCAGCCTGGGGATATGAGGTTTACACGGCCCGATAG
- a CDS encoding pseudouridine synthase, whose product MARTKQYFIIYKPFKVLTQFTSEDGNPGLGTIFDLPRDIYPVGRLDLDSEGLLILTNDKRLNSALLNPKNSHQRTYWVEVEGIPTETSLDALRNGLEINVKGIYHTLPCEARLIETPALAERDPPVNYIKHPVRSWMEIRLVEGKNRQVRKMTAKIGHPTLRLVRVGIEDLSVFPLQPGGITQISEKVLYKKLRLI is encoded by the coding sequence ATGGCGCGAACCAAGCAGTATTTCATTATCTATAAGCCCTTTAAGGTGCTCACTCAGTTCACCAGCGAAGATGGTAATCCGGGTTTGGGTACCATCTTTGATTTACCCAGGGACATTTATCCCGTTGGCCGCCTGGACCTGGATAGCGAGGGGCTGCTTATCCTCACCAATGATAAAAGGCTAAACTCCGCCCTTCTGAATCCCAAAAATAGCCACCAAAGAACATATTGGGTAGAGGTGGAGGGTATTCCTACGGAGACGTCCCTGGATGCACTCAGAAACGGATTGGAAATCAATGTGAAGGGGATTTATCACACCCTGCCATGCGAAGCAAGACTGATAGAAACGCCAGCACTCGCGGAGCGTGATCCCCCGGTCAATTATATCAAGCATCCGGTGAGGTCGTGGATGGAGATCAGACTAGTGGAAGGCAAGAACAGGCAGGTACGCAAGATGACTGCTAAAATCGGGCACCCGACCTTGCGACTGGTACGCGTGGGCATTGAGGACCTTTCTGTGTTTCCTCTTCAGCCGGGTGGTATTACTCAGATTTCAGAGAAAGTCCTTTACAAAAAACTCAGGTTGATCTAG